In the genome of Pigmentiphaga litoralis, one region contains:
- a CDS encoding AMP-binding protein — protein MIGAPVTLYQALRTTEKAYGAHEAFVCQDERLTWSQTLAGTRRIAAALHARGIRKGDHVGIMMGNGATWLQVFFACAAIGAVTVPVNTRFKTDELAFCLKQADVKLLVFVDSFLGIDFVDLLKAVEPAFDAQLPGQALPELTQAVMAGDGRAPAAAQRYADFLAAGDAAQVDVDALAEHVTPDDILLMQFTSGTTSFPKGVMLTHANMVTNAWAAGQRIGVRADDRYFSIRPFFHVSGTTLSVLVSLVYGCCLLTLPKFDVAETLRILDEERCTLTSGNDTIFLMMMGHPDFDRNKLHLRGGWAAAGPEVMQQIQDVMGVPNVCNAYGQSEASPNVVLSDRNDAFELRAAGWGLPHKGTQVRIADAETGVEPPRGERGEIQVKGWHVMRGYYKMPDATAKAFTPDGWLKTGDLGEMSEDGRIRMVGRLKDMYRVGGENVAPAEVEETLHAHPAVQQAQVIGVPDARLGEVTAAFVLLKAGKTASSQELIDWCKGRCANFKVPRYLEVVDTFENIGMTGSSKVQKNKLRDHAIVLFGLGSGGKP, from the coding sequence ATGATCGGCGCGCCCGTCACGTTGTACCAGGCGCTGCGCACCACGGAAAAGGCCTATGGCGCCCATGAAGCTTTTGTCTGCCAGGACGAGCGGCTGACGTGGTCGCAGACCCTGGCCGGCACGCGGCGCATTGCTGCCGCCTTGCATGCGCGCGGGATCCGCAAGGGTGACCACGTCGGCATCATGATGGGCAACGGCGCGACGTGGTTGCAGGTGTTCTTTGCCTGCGCGGCCATTGGCGCGGTGACGGTGCCGGTCAACACCCGGTTCAAGACGGACGAGCTGGCGTTCTGCCTCAAGCAGGCCGATGTGAAGCTGCTGGTGTTTGTCGACAGTTTCCTGGGCATCGACTTCGTGGATCTGCTCAAGGCCGTGGAGCCTGCGTTTGACGCGCAGCTGCCGGGCCAGGCCTTGCCCGAGCTGACCCAGGCCGTCATGGCGGGGGACGGCAGGGCGCCGGCCGCGGCACAGCGCTATGCGGACTTCCTGGCTGCCGGTGACGCGGCGCAAGTGGATGTGGATGCCTTGGCCGAGCACGTGACGCCCGACGACATTCTGCTGATGCAGTTCACGTCGGGTACGACGTCGTTCCCCAAGGGCGTGATGCTGACGCACGCAAATATGGTGACGAACGCGTGGGCGGCCGGGCAGCGGATCGGGGTGCGCGCGGATGACCGCTACTTCAGCATCCGGCCATTCTTCCACGTGTCGGGCACGACGCTGTCGGTGCTGGTGAGCCTGGTATATGGCTGCTGCCTGCTGACCCTGCCCAAGTTCGATGTGGCCGAGACGCTGCGTATCCTGGATGAGGAACGCTGCACCCTGACGTCGGGCAACGACACGATCTTTCTGATGATGATGGGGCACCCCGACTTCGACCGGAACAAGCTGCATCTGCGCGGCGGCTGGGCGGCAGCCGGGCCGGAAGTCATGCAGCAGATCCAGGATGTGATGGGCGTGCCGAACGTGTGCAATGCCTATGGGCAATCCGAGGCGTCGCCGAACGTGGTGCTGTCGGATCGCAACGATGCGTTCGAGCTGCGGGCCGCGGGCTGGGGTTTGCCGCACAAGGGCACGCAGGTGCGGATTGCCGACGCCGAGACGGGTGTCGAGCCCCCGCGCGGTGAGCGGGGCGAGATCCAGGTGAAGGGCTGGCATGTGATGCGCGGCTATTACAAGATGCCTGACGCTACCGCCAAGGCCTTCACGCCCGATGGCTGGCTGAAGACCGGGGACCTGGGCGAGATGTCGGAAGACGGCCGCATCCGGATGGTGGGCCGCCTGAAGGACATGTACCGGGTGGGCGGCGAGAACGTGGCGCCTGCCGAAGTGGAAGAGACGTTGCATGCCCATCCGGCCGTGCAGCAGGCCCAGGTGATCGGCGTTCCCGATGCGCGGCTGGGTGAAGTCACGGCGGCGTTTGTGCTGCTCAAGGCGGGCAAGACAGCCAGCTCGCAGGAACTGATCGATTGGTGCAAGGGGCGCTGCGCGAACTTCAAGGTGCCGCGCTACCTGGAAGTGGTCGACACCTTCGAGAACATCGGCATGACGGGCAGTTCCAAGGTGCAGAAGAACAAGCTGCGAGACCATGCGATCGTGTTGTTCGGCTTGGGATCCGGAGGGAAACCATGA
- a CDS encoding hydroxymethylglutaryl-CoA lyase yields the protein MTDVTLCECFARDGLQHEVDFISTETKVALVKQFADIGFKRVEATSYSNPKVVPQFADASELLKALPRRDGVFYKATCANVRAVERAVADLNAGFGANEISLLVSATESHSMKNLRRSRDDQWHNVADMVQAANGQFRMIGTVSVAMGCPFEGEVDPAGVIEDVRRFAALGVLHVAIGDTTGMATPRSVKALFSQLHADVPEVHTVAHFHDTRGTALVNYVAALDAGCRYFDCAFGGVGGHPAKVKYGGGHTGNVSTEDLVSLFESMGVSTGIDLEGLLEASAQCEAALGRSLHSRVAMSGLHPLLRSGETSAA from the coding sequence ATGACAGACGTCACCCTGTGCGAGTGCTTTGCCCGCGATGGGCTGCAGCACGAAGTCGATTTCATTTCGACCGAAACCAAAGTGGCCTTGGTCAAACAGTTTGCCGACATCGGCTTCAAACGGGTCGAGGCCACGTCGTATTCGAATCCCAAGGTGGTGCCGCAGTTTGCCGATGCCAGCGAACTGCTCAAGGCCTTGCCCCGCCGTGACGGCGTCTTCTACAAGGCCACCTGCGCGAATGTGCGGGCGGTCGAGCGCGCCGTGGCTGATCTGAACGCGGGCTTTGGCGCCAATGAAATCAGCTTGCTGGTGTCGGCCACGGAAAGCCACTCCATGAAGAATCTGCGGCGCAGCCGGGATGACCAGTGGCACAACGTGGCGGACATGGTGCAGGCAGCCAACGGCCAGTTCCGGATGATAGGCACCGTGTCGGTGGCCATGGGTTGCCCGTTCGAGGGCGAGGTGGATCCGGCGGGCGTGATCGAAGACGTGCGCCGGTTTGCCGCGCTGGGCGTGTTGCACGTGGCGATCGGCGACACGACGGGCATGGCCACGCCCCGGTCGGTCAAGGCGCTGTTCAGCCAGCTGCATGCGGACGTGCCCGAGGTGCATACGGTGGCGCATTTCCACGATACCCGTGGCACGGCGCTGGTGAACTACGTGGCTGCGCTGGATGCGGGTTGCCGCTATTTCGACTGTGCGTTTGGCGGCGTGGGCGGGCATCCGGCCAAGGTCAAATATGGCGGGGGACACACCGGCAACGTGTCGACCGAAGACCTGGTCAGCCTGTTTGAATCGATGGGCGTGTCGACCGGCATCGATCTGGAAGGACTGCTGGAAGCGTCCGCGCAATGCGAAGCGGCGCTTGGCCGCAGCCTGCACAGCCGGGTCGCAATGAGCGGGCTGCATCCACTGCTGCGGTCAGGCGAGACGTCCGCGGCATGA
- a CDS encoding PaaI family thioesterase, whose amino-acid sequence MKDAPGMKDEPDTPSLASLSEGYVPKTVATGPLAGSPIARFSAWLGIEVLEADAGRSVLHLPLKPELANRRNTIHGGAIATLVDSAMALATRSAEAGLETRGTVDLNIHFVSPGQGSLTATAQVTHAGGSIAFCQCEVRDTTQKLVATAMSSFKLRRAKAL is encoded by the coding sequence ATGAAGGACGCACCCGGCATGAAAGACGAACCCGACACGCCGTCCCTGGCGTCCTTGTCGGAAGGCTACGTGCCCAAGACGGTCGCGACCGGCCCGTTGGCCGGATCGCCCATTGCGCGCTTTTCCGCCTGGCTGGGGATCGAGGTGCTGGAGGCCGATGCCGGGCGGTCCGTGCTGCACCTGCCGCTCAAGCCTGAGCTGGCCAATCGACGCAACACCATTCACGGCGGGGCCATTGCCACCCTGGTCGATTCGGCCATGGCGCTGGCCACCCGGTCCGCGGAAGCGGGCCTGGAGACGCGTGGCACGGTCGACCTGAACATTCATTTTGTCTCACCCGGGCAGGGCAGCCTGACCGCGACCGCGCAGGTCACGCATGCCGGCGGATCGATCGCATTCTGTCAATGCGAAGTCAGGGATACAACGCAAAAGCTGGTCGCAACGGCAATGAGCAGCTTCAAACTGCGACGCGCGAAGGCACTCTAA
- a CDS encoding MarR family winged helix-turn-helix transcriptional regulator yields MTRPVPANLKELFSYRLNRLAHVSSRMAARANESQYDLGSRDWRIIGLLGAFAPMSLNALAHEANIDKSQASRSVGELIDRGYIKRGADESDGRGVRLDLTTQGRALYRKVFPKAVDRNERILEILSPEERDVLERAIDKLTDHTLGLLDELKNKPARSKTAVKR; encoded by the coding sequence ATGACCCGTCCTGTTCCCGCGAATCTGAAGGAGCTGTTCTCCTACCGCCTGAACCGTCTGGCCCATGTGTCGAGCCGCATGGCGGCCCGTGCCAATGAAAGCCAGTACGATCTCGGTTCCCGGGACTGGCGCATCATTGGCCTGCTCGGCGCCTTTGCTCCGATGTCGCTCAATGCCCTGGCGCACGAGGCCAACATCGACAAGAGCCAGGCCAGCCGCAGTGTGGGCGAACTGATCGACCGTGGCTATATCAAGCGCGGCGCCGATGAGTCCGATGGACGCGGCGTGCGTCTCGACCTGACCACCCAAGGCCGTGCGCTGTACCGCAAGGTGTTCCCGAAAGCGGTGGACCGCAACGAACGGATCCTTGAAATCCTGAGCCCGGAAGAGCGCGACGTGCTGGAACGCGCGATCGACAAACTGACCGACCACACGCTGGGCCTGCTCGACGAACTCAAGAACAAGCCTGCCCGCAGCAAGACCGCCGTCAAACGCTGA
- a CDS encoding enoyl-CoA hydratase/isomerase family protein — MNELLVEDRGAVRILTMNRPEKHNALNTALTQSLVDALRDADTATDVHAVVLTGAGKSFCAGADTTEFSALVPEAPHAVGERAQLTANLHLAFSRMAKPVIAAVRGNALGGGAGLAIACDMAVMSATVRFGYPELKHGIVAAVVMSNLVRQMGRKHAFELLAMAEPIDGARALALGIANRVEPDDKVVDAAVEMATRVASWSPIAVATTKRLFHRVADLTLAEGLDAGRDTNILMRGFRAKAAQ, encoded by the coding sequence ATGAATGAACTGCTGGTAGAAGACCGCGGCGCTGTCCGTATCCTGACGATGAATCGTCCGGAAAAACACAACGCGCTGAACACCGCGTTGACGCAATCGCTGGTTGACGCGCTGCGTGACGCCGACACCGCCACTGACGTGCATGCCGTGGTGCTGACCGGTGCCGGCAAGTCTTTTTGCGCGGGCGCCGATACCACCGAGTTCAGCGCCCTGGTGCCCGAAGCGCCGCATGCCGTGGGCGAGCGCGCGCAGCTGACCGCCAACCTGCATCTGGCGTTTTCCAGAATGGCCAAGCCGGTGATTGCCGCGGTGCGGGGCAATGCCCTGGGCGGTGGCGCCGGGCTGGCGATTGCCTGCGACATGGCGGTGATGTCGGCAACGGTGCGCTTTGGCTATCCGGAGCTCAAGCACGGCATCGTGGCGGCAGTGGTCATGTCGAACCTGGTCCGGCAGATGGGCCGCAAGCATGCGTTCGAATTGCTGGCCATGGCCGAGCCCATCGACGGCGCGCGCGCGCTGGCCCTGGGGATCGCCAACCGGGTGGAACCCGATGACAAGGTGGTGGACGCCGCCGTGGAGATGGCCACCCGCGTGGCCAGCTGGAGTCCGATTGCCGTGGCGACGACCAAACGCCTGTTCCATCGGGTGGCCGACCTGACGCTGGCCGAAGGCCTGGATGCCGGCCGCGATACGAACATCCTGATGCGTGGGTTTCGCGCCAAGGCGGCGCAATAA
- a CDS encoding CaiB/BaiF CoA transferase family protein codes for MRPLDGVTILDLSRVLACPFASMILAELGATVIKVEQPGDGDETRSFEPKVQGEGGSESAYYMAFNRSKQSVTVNLRSPEGQDVIRQLASTADVVLENFPVGTLKRYGLDYDRLRAFNDSLIYVSCTGFGMTGPYAPRKGYDTVFQAMGGIMSLTGEKGGGPVKPGLPVADLTSGLWVAIGILSSLVGRGTHGQGCHIDFSMMDGQVGLLSLAAARFFALGEVPARMGTEHPGRVPSAAFRCRDDKWVQVTGSDQHWKPLCDLLGLTEWADDPELGRNRARVDRRLEVMAGLQEAIGKIDRDAFCRLCDDAKVPAGPILSVDEVLTNEHVLAREMVASFAHPTIGTFNAVPVPFKFTGYDNPSLARPPLLGEHTEQILMQQLGMSREAVQALRDKNAI; via the coding sequence ATGCGGCCGCTCGATGGCGTGACCATCCTGGACTTGTCGCGGGTGCTGGCCTGCCCGTTTGCGTCGATGATCCTGGCCGAACTCGGCGCCACGGTCATCAAGGTGGAACAGCCGGGTGATGGCGATGAAACCCGCAGCTTCGAACCCAAGGTGCAAGGCGAGGGCGGCAGCGAGTCGGCCTATTACATGGCCTTCAATCGCAGCAAGCAGTCCGTGACCGTGAACCTGCGTTCGCCGGAAGGGCAGGACGTGATCCGGCAACTGGCGTCCACCGCCGACGTGGTGCTGGAGAACTTTCCGGTCGGCACGCTCAAGCGTTACGGGCTGGATTACGACCGGCTGCGCGCCTTCAATGACTCGCTGATCTACGTGTCGTGCACGGGCTTCGGCATGACCGGGCCGTATGCCCCGCGCAAGGGGTACGACACCGTCTTTCAAGCCATGGGCGGCATCATGAGCCTGACAGGCGAGAAGGGGGGCGGGCCCGTCAAGCCGGGACTGCCCGTGGCGGACCTGACGTCGGGGCTGTGGGTGGCGATCGGCATTCTGTCGTCGCTGGTGGGGCGGGGCACGCATGGGCAGGGATGCCATATCGATTTTTCGATGATGGACGGGCAGGTCGGCCTGCTGTCGCTCGCGGCGGCGCGGTTCTTTGCGCTGGGCGAAGTGCCGGCGCGGATGGGCACGGAGCATCCCGGGCGCGTGCCATCGGCCGCGTTCCGGTGCCGCGATGACAAATGGGTGCAGGTGACCGGCAGCGATCAGCATTGGAAGCCGCTGTGCGACTTGCTGGGCCTGACCGAGTGGGCCGACGATCCGGAACTGGGCAGGAACCGCGCGCGGGTGGATCGCCGCCTTGAGGTGATGGCGGGCTTGCAGGAAGCGATCGGCAAGATCGACCGCGACGCCTTCTGCCGCCTGTGCGACGACGCCAAGGTGCCGGCGGGGCCGATCCTGAGCGTGGACGAAGTGCTGACCAATGAGCACGTGCTGGCGCGCGAGATGGTGGCGAGCTTTGCGCATCCCACCATCGGCACGTTCAACGCGGTGCCGGTGCCGTTCAAGTTCACCGGCTACGACAACCCCAGCCTGGCGCGCCCGCCGCTGCTGGGCGAACACACCGAACAGATTCTGATGCAACAGCTGGGCATGAGCCGCGAGGCCGTGCAGGCGCTGCGGGACAAGAACGCGATCTGA
- a CDS encoding Bug family tripartite tricarboxylate transporter substrate binding protein: MHHTTLRALSVVAGLIASLAANGVSAQAFPTKPIVLVNPYAAGGPADLIARALAKDLATELGQSVVVENKPGAGASIGAGFVARAEPDGYTLLLGTAAAHVVTPLIQKVPYDGIQDFAFVALAPTQPNLLVVHPDVKATNVKELIALAKASPGKLNYGSSGAGTSPHLGGEMLKLTAKIDLVHIPYGGAAPALTDLVAGRLQAAVMNLSGELPYVKAGKLRALAYASTKRSPLLPDVPTFAEVGLGGAESSSWYTVAAPKGTPAPVVDKINKAIATVYQHAEFRKLMDAQGAEVTAMSPEETTRFVKDDAKRTVDLIKSANLKLE; encoded by the coding sequence ATGCATCACACGACATTACGGGCACTGAGCGTTGTTGCAGGACTGATCGCCAGCCTGGCAGCCAACGGCGTTTCGGCGCAGGCCTTTCCGACCAAGCCCATCGTGCTGGTCAATCCCTATGCTGCCGGCGGCCCGGCCGACCTGATCGCCCGCGCGCTGGCCAAGGATCTGGCGACCGAGCTTGGGCAGAGCGTCGTGGTCGAGAACAAACCCGGCGCCGGGGCATCGATCGGCGCTGGCTTCGTGGCCCGGGCTGAACCCGATGGCTACACCTTGCTGCTGGGCACCGCGGCCGCGCACGTCGTGACGCCGCTGATCCAGAAGGTGCCGTATGACGGCATCCAGGACTTTGCATTCGTGGCGCTGGCGCCGACGCAGCCAAACCTGCTGGTAGTCCATCCTGACGTCAAGGCCACCAACGTGAAGGAATTGATTGCGCTGGCCAAGGCCAGTCCGGGCAAGCTCAACTATGGGTCGTCGGGCGCCGGCACGTCGCCACACCTGGGGGGCGAGATGCTCAAGCTGACCGCCAAGATCGACTTGGTCCACATCCCTTATGGCGGCGCCGCGCCCGCACTGACCGATCTGGTGGCCGGCCGCCTGCAGGCTGCCGTGATGAACCTGTCGGGCGAGTTGCCCTACGTGAAGGCAGGCAAGCTGCGCGCGCTGGCCTATGCGTCGACCAAACGATCGCCGCTGTTGCCTGACGTGCCGACGTTTGCCGAGGTGGGGCTGGGCGGCGCCGAGTCGTCGTCCTGGTACACCGTGGCGGCGCCCAAGGGCACGCCTGCGCCTGTCGTTGATAAAATCAACAAGGCAATCGCCACCGTGTATCAGCACGCCGAGTTTCGCAAGCTGATGGACGCGCAGGGCGCCGAAGTGACGGCCATGTCGCCCGAAGAGACGACGCGTTTCGTGAAAGACGATGCCAAGCGCACGGTGGACCTGATCAAGAGCGCCAATCTGAAATTGGAGTGA
- a CDS encoding mandelate racemase/muconate lactonizing enzyme family protein, translated as MGEMDAQEGGPVGHCMIDRVEITPCRQRQDDPTWRFARGTITHVDGWIVALTSRAGDVGYGHVLGTPIHAPDVARIEPVLHALAGVVQGKNAFEIETLHALLAPVAEDEACALSGFVNALYDLVARTLRIPLHTLLGGKVRDRIEASRLIPLKSPAAMADHCARLVNEGYRCLKIKLSGESGLDVSRVSTVRTRVGKAITLTVDANQAYDADGAIDVCRALQPYGIAMMEQPVPADDVDGLIRVRASGLLPIEADESIKTLRGLVTLIGLGAADSYNLKLHYLGGIRNTLIAVRICEAAGVGYRFGAIFGPRLLAAQGVAVAAVAGNIHAGAELSEFEHLLDDPFSGLTTENGVLTVPDGVGSGVTLGESGGAAEAGG; from the coding sequence ATGGGCGAAATGGATGCACAAGAGGGCGGGCCGGTCGGCCACTGCATGATCGATCGGGTCGAGATCACGCCGTGCCGCCAGCGGCAGGACGACCCGACCTGGCGATTCGCGCGTGGCACGATCACGCATGTGGATGGCTGGATCGTTGCGCTGACCTCGCGCGCGGGTGACGTGGGCTACGGGCACGTGCTGGGCACGCCCATCCACGCGCCCGATGTGGCGCGTATCGAACCGGTGCTGCACGCGCTGGCGGGCGTGGTGCAGGGCAAGAATGCCTTCGAGATCGAGACGCTGCATGCCCTGCTTGCGCCCGTGGCCGAAGACGAGGCCTGCGCCTTGTCGGGCTTCGTCAACGCGCTGTATGACCTGGTCGCCCGCACCCTGCGCATTCCGCTGCATACCCTGCTGGGCGGCAAGGTGCGCGACCGGATCGAGGCGTCGCGCCTGATTCCGCTCAAGTCGCCCGCCGCCATGGCCGACCATTGCGCGCGCCTGGTAAATGAAGGCTACCGCTGCCTGAAGATCAAGCTGAGCGGCGAGTCCGGTCTGGATGTGTCACGCGTGTCCACCGTGCGCACGCGAGTGGGCAAGGCGATCACGCTGACCGTCGATGCCAACCAGGCCTACGATGCCGACGGTGCGATCGACGTCTGCCGCGCGCTGCAACCGTATGGCATCGCGATGATGGAGCAGCCTGTTCCGGCAGATGACGTGGACGGGTTGATACGGGTGCGTGCAAGTGGCTTGCTGCCGATCGAAGCGGACGAATCCATCAAGACATTGCGTGGCCTGGTGACGCTGATCGGCCTGGGCGCCGCGGATTCGTACAACCTGAAGCTGCATTACCTGGGCGGCATCCGCAACACGCTGATCGCCGTACGGATCTGCGAGGCAGCGGGGGTGGGTTACCGCTTTGGTGCGATCTTCGGGCCGCGGCTGTTGGCGGCGCAAGGCGTGGCCGTGGCGGCGGTGGCCGGGAACATCCATGCCGGTGCGGAGCTGTCGGAATTCGAGCATCTGCTGGACGATCCCTTCAGCGGGCTGACGACCGAGAACGGGGTGTTGACGGTGCCGGATGGGGTCGGGTCGGGGGTGACGCTGGGCGAGTCGGGCGGGGCGGCTGAGGCTGGCGGGTGA
- a CDS encoding NAD(P)H-dependent flavin oxidoreductase has protein sequence MTLTTRITRLLDIEHPIIQGGMSWASSNAALALAVSQAGGLGVIAAGPMYPDALRAAIRDVREGTAHPFAVNVPLYNKRAAEFLDIVLEERVPIIIASQGGPKAHIARFKAAGVTWIQVTANPLHAKKAEEAGVDAVIAVGYEAGGHPGPEEVGTVVLVRSTVKAVSIPVIGGGGIADGAGIASMLALGASAALLGTRFLLTPESGLHQAYKDAVLQARVNDTAVVGKGRSPIRMVKNAFSAAYAAAETAGADNEALDALFAGSSLKLAALDGNVDQGKIEAGQSAGLIDTLEPAGQLVARLMRETEAAIAELRDAIN, from the coding sequence ATGACCCTGACCACCCGCATCACCCGCCTGCTTGATATCGAACATCCCATCATCCAGGGTGGCATGAGCTGGGCCTCGTCCAATGCAGCGCTGGCCCTGGCCGTATCGCAGGCGGGCGGGCTGGGCGTGATTGCGGCCGGGCCGATGTATCCCGACGCGCTGCGCGCCGCCATTCGTGACGTGCGCGAAGGCACGGCGCATCCGTTCGCCGTCAATGTCCCGCTGTACAACAAGCGGGCCGCCGAATTCCTGGACATCGTGCTTGAAGAACGCGTCCCTATCATCATCGCGTCGCAGGGCGGACCAAAGGCCCACATCGCGCGGTTCAAGGCCGCAGGCGTGACGTGGATCCAGGTCACGGCCAATCCCCTGCATGCCAAAAAAGCGGAAGAGGCCGGTGTCGATGCCGTCATCGCCGTGGGCTATGAAGCGGGCGGCCATCCGGGTCCGGAAGAAGTCGGCACGGTGGTGCTGGTGCGTTCCACGGTCAAGGCCGTGTCGATCCCGGTGATTGGCGGCGGCGGCATTGCAGACGGCGCAGGCATTGCGTCGATGCTGGCGCTGGGCGCCAGTGCAGCCTTGCTGGGCACGCGTTTTCTGCTGACACCCGAATCCGGTCTGCATCAGGCCTATAAAGACGCCGTACTGCAGGCGCGCGTGAATGACACGGCCGTGGTGGGCAAGGGCCGTTCACCGATCCGTATGGTCAAGAATGCGTTTTCGGCCGCCTACGCCGCGGCCGAAACTGCCGGCGCGGACAACGAGGCACTGGATGCCTTGTTCGCGGGCAGCTCGCTCAAGCTGGCCGCCCTGGATGGCAACGTCGACCAGGGCAAGATCGAAGCGGGCCAAAGCGCCGGATTGATCGATACCCTGGAGCCGGCCGGGCAACTGGTGGCGCGGCTCATGCGCGAGACTGAAGCGGCCATTGCCGAGTTGCGCGACGCGATCAATTGA
- a CDS encoding enoyl-CoA hydratase/isomerase family protein yields the protein MADLLVSTQDQTRLLTLDRHAKRNALTNGLIRALIDELSAADNDDAIRCVVITGNGSAFCAGADLEESRSAADPAAVLAERNALLVDLLLAPQRMTTPVIAAVNGGAIGGGAGLALGCDMVVASPAARFGYPEVKHGITAALLIPNLIRQVGPKIAFELIGTGEPIGADRALALNLVNQLVPAEDLLPAAFALAAKLAAFPPAAMQASKRLFYAAFDMTQADAVIANRDVNTALRQQAPGH from the coding sequence ATGGCCGACCTTCTCGTCAGCACGCAGGACCAGACCCGACTCCTTACGCTGGACCGGCATGCCAAGCGCAATGCGTTGACGAATGGCCTGATCCGGGCACTGATCGACGAACTGTCGGCAGCGGACAACGACGATGCCATCCGCTGCGTCGTCATTACCGGCAACGGCTCCGCCTTCTGCGCCGGCGCCGACCTTGAAGAATCCCGCAGCGCAGCTGATCCCGCTGCCGTCCTGGCGGAACGCAATGCCTTGCTGGTCGACCTGCTGCTTGCCCCTCAACGCATGACCACACCGGTCATTGCTGCCGTCAATGGCGGCGCGATCGGGGGCGGCGCGGGCCTGGCCCTGGGCTGCGACATGGTGGTCGCATCGCCGGCCGCGCGCTTCGGTTATCCCGAGGTCAAACATGGCATCACGGCCGCGCTGCTCATTCCCAATCTGATCCGGCAGGTCGGTCCCAAGATCGCTTTCGAATTGATCGGCACGGGCGAGCCGATCGGTGCCGACCGCGCGCTGGCCCTGAACCTCGTCAACCAGCTGGTGCCGGCTGAGGACCTGTTGCCCGCCGCTTTTGCTTTGGCCGCCAAACTCGCAGCCTTCCCGCCCGCGGCCATGCAGGCCTCCAAACGGCTGTTCTACGCCGCCTTCGACATGACGCAGGCCGACGCGGTCATCGCCAATCGCGACGTCAATACCGCGTTGCGCCAGCAGGCCCCCGGGCACTAA